In Nothobranchius furzeri strain GRZ-AD chromosome 19, NfurGRZ-RIMD1, whole genome shotgun sequence, the following are encoded in one genomic region:
- the crabp2b gene encoding cellular retinoic acid-binding protein 2b isoform X2: MQAEKTALQTGTDTFRPEGLQSESTANLHQTKMENKMTNFCGKWKMKSSENFEELLKALGVNVFLRKIAVAAASSPTVEITQQEEMLSIKTSTSVRTTHVSFTVGQSFDETTVDGRPCTSFPKWETDQKISCEQTLLKGDGPKTSWTRELTTNGELILTMTAGDVVCTRVYERE; the protein is encoded by the exons ATGCAAGCAGAGAAGACGGCTCTGCAAACTGGGACAGACACATTCCGACCAGAGGGATTACAATCAGAATCCACTGCTAATCTGCATCAGACAAAAATGGAGAATAAAATGACAAACTTCTGTGGAAAATGGAAAATGAAGTCTTCTGAAAACTTTGAGGAACTTTTGAAAGCGCTGG GTGTGAACGTGTTCCTAAGGAAGATTGCAGTGGCGGCTGCTTCCAGTCCGACTGTAGAAATCACCCAGCAAGAAGAAATGCTCTCCATAAAGACATCCACCAGCGTTCGCACTACCCATGTGTCCTTCACTGTGGGTCAGTCGTTCGACGAGACCACCGTAGACGGCCGGCCCTGCACG AGTTTTCCAAAGTGGGAAACGGATCAAAAGATCAGCTGTGAACAGACTTTACTGAAAGGTGACGGGCCAAAGACATCCTGGACCCGAGAACTGACCACCAATGGAGAGCTCATACTG ACAATGACTGCTGGGGATGTGGTCTGCACCAGGGTTTATGAGAGGGAATGA
- the scamp3 gene encoding secretory carrier-associated membrane protein 3 yields MSQYTSFPEPTEDQNPFQDPAVTQHSNNTGYATLDLYNPFDKPAGPPPPYESSSPPPPPPALTPPSRTTPTEPRNYGSYNSQPAVSATTAELLRKQEELERKAQELERRERELQSHSLGPGATRQNNWPPLPSFCPVGPCFYQDISVEISQRFQRIVTFMYYFWLFCTFTLGINLISSLALFCVDSTSGSGFGLAILWALLFTPCSFVCWYRPVYKAFRSDSSFNFFVFFFIFFVQVGIFIIMTIGIPGSGFSGWIVSLAALRNSKAVGIIMILNSILLTAQAAMGVVLMKKIHSMYRQTDASFQKAQAEFATDFMSNQAVRQAAASAAQGAFTKP; encoded by the exons ATGTCACAATACACAAGCTTTCCCGAACCGACGGAGGACCAGAATCCCTTTCAG GACCCTGCAGTGACTCAGCATAGCAACAACACAGGATATGCCACCCTCGACCTGTATAACCCATTTGACAAACCGGCCGGG CCACCGCCTCCGTATGAATCCTCTTctccacctccacctccacctGCACTAACACCACCTAGCAGAACCACCCCCACCGAGCCCCGCAACTATGGCTCCTATAACTCCCAG CCTGCAGTCAGTGCAACCACAGCTGAGCTCCTGAGGAagcaggaggagctggagaggaaAGCCCAGGAGCTGGAGAGGAGAGAGCGGGAGCTGCAATCCCACAGCCTCGGACCCGGAGCCA CTCGACAGAATAACTGGCCCCCGCTGCCTTCCTTCTGCCCCGTGGGTCCCTGCTTCTACCAGGACATCAGTGTGGAGATCAGTCAGCGCTTCCAGCGGATCGTCACCTTCATGTACTACTTTTGGTTGT TCTGCACCTTCACACTTGGCATCAACCTGATCTCCTCCTTGGCCTTGTTCTGTGTGGACAGCACTTCTGGTTCTGGTTTTGGCCTCGCCATCCTCTGGGCCCTCCTCTTCACGCCCTGCTCTTTCGTCTGCTGGTATCGACCCGTGTACAAGGCCTTCAG GAGTGACAGCTCCTTcaacttcttcgtcttcttcttcattttctttgtCCAAGTGGGCATCTTTATCATCATGACCATCGGCATTCCTGGATCGGGATTCAG TGGTTGGATTGTGAGCCTGGCTGCTCTTCGTAACAGTAAAGCTGTTGGTATCATCATGATTTTAAATTCCATCCTCCTTACCGCTCAGGCTGCTATGGGGGTGGTCCTGATGAAGAAG ATCCACAGTATGTACAGGCAAACAGATGCCAGCTTTCAGAAGGCCCAGGCTGAGTTTGCCACCGATttcatgtccaatcaggctgtgcgTCAAGCAGCTGCCTCTGCTGCCCAGGGGGCCTTCACCAAACCTTGA
- the rnf115b gene encoding E3 ubiquitin-protein ligase RNF115 isoform X1, with protein sequence MVHWFDFLTCQTLLETFMGCRSFVGLLFTVKMAEAGNAPQHQFYCHYCKCETNPKLPDLVCPACKSGFIEEVPANSSLLRDSTASVESDNSSSLLSDLFQLLFIENSARLSSPSSTESDWTDAEEEYAGQNDTFSPSAVATEREEQEESSSVSEGETASSPEENNSMDGIMHQFLSDSFANNGSPGAGPTSLSSMLQMYSNPEDYAWGLGGLDTVVTELLGQLENTGPAPATQEEISSLPTVCISQEQIDCRLGCPVCREEYSSGESVRKLPCLHFFHDECIVPWLKLHNSCPVCRKSLDGVDNSLPPTSEPPE encoded by the exons ATGGTTCATTGGTTTGATTTCCTGACTTGTCAAACCCTCCTTGAGACTTTTATGGGCTGCCGCAGCTTTGTCGGACTGCTTTTCACCGTGAAGATGGCGGAGGCTGGGAACGCACCACAACACCAGTTTTACTGTCACTATTGTAAATGTGAGACTAATCCCAAACTACCG GATTTGGTTTGTCCTGCATGCAAGTCTGGCTTTATTGAGGAGGTGCCAGCCAATTCCAG CCTTCTGCGGGACAGCACGGCATCAGTAGAGAGTGACAATTCAAGCTCGTTGCTCTCAGAT TTATTTCAGCTGCTGTTCATAGAGAATTCTGCTCGGCTGTCGAGTCCGTCCTCCACCGAGTCTGATTGGACTGATGCTGAGGAGGAATATGCGGGTCAGAACGATACTTTTTCACCGTCTGCAGTCGCCACAGAGCGAGAAGAGCAGGAGGAGTCATCCTCCGTCTCTGAGGGGGAGACTGCCTCTAGTCCTGAGGAAAACAACTCAATGGATGG CATCATGCATCAGTTTTTATCTGACAGTTTTGCGAACAACGGAAGTCCTGGTGCTGGACCAACTTCACT ATCCAGCATGCTACAGATGTACTCAAACCCAGAAGACTACGCGTGGGGTCTGGGAGGTCTCGACACGGTCGTCACTGAG TTACTTGGACAGTTGGAGAACACAGGCCCGGCCCCAGCAACGCAGGAGGAGATCTCTTCCCTGCCAACAGTTTGCATCTCTCAAGAACAGATAG ACTGCCGACTAGGATGTCCAGTTTGCAGGGAGGAATATTCTTCAGGAGAATCTGTCAGGAAGCTTCCCTGCCTCCATTTCTTCCACGATGAATGTATAGTGCCTTGGCTGAAGCTG CACAATTCTTGCCCAGTGTGCCGCAAAAGTCTTGATGGCGTTGACAACAGCCTCCCACCCACATCGGAGCCCCCAGAATAG
- the rnf115b gene encoding E3 ubiquitin-protein ligase RNF115 isoform X2 has protein sequence MVHWFDFLTCQTLLETFMGCRSFVGLLFTVKMAEAGNAPQHQFYCHYCKCETNPKLPDLVCPACKSGFIEEVPANSSLLRDSTASVESDNSSSLLSDLFQLLFIENSARLSSPSSTESDWTDAEEEYAGQNDTFSPSAVATEREEQEESSSVSEGETASSPEENNSMDGFANNGSPGAGPTSLSSMLQMYSNPEDYAWGLGGLDTVVTELLGQLENTGPAPATQEEISSLPTVCISQEQIDCRLGCPVCREEYSSGESVRKLPCLHFFHDECIVPWLKLHNSCPVCRKSLDGVDNSLPPTSEPPE, from the exons ATGGTTCATTGGTTTGATTTCCTGACTTGTCAAACCCTCCTTGAGACTTTTATGGGCTGCCGCAGCTTTGTCGGACTGCTTTTCACCGTGAAGATGGCGGAGGCTGGGAACGCACCACAACACCAGTTTTACTGTCACTATTGTAAATGTGAGACTAATCCCAAACTACCG GATTTGGTTTGTCCTGCATGCAAGTCTGGCTTTATTGAGGAGGTGCCAGCCAATTCCAG CCTTCTGCGGGACAGCACGGCATCAGTAGAGAGTGACAATTCAAGCTCGTTGCTCTCAGAT TTATTTCAGCTGCTGTTCATAGAGAATTCTGCTCGGCTGTCGAGTCCGTCCTCCACCGAGTCTGATTGGACTGATGCTGAGGAGGAATATGCGGGTCAGAACGATACTTTTTCACCGTCTGCAGTCGCCACAGAGCGAGAAGAGCAGGAGGAGTCATCCTCCGTCTCTGAGGGGGAGACTGCCTCTAGTCCTGAGGAAAACAACTCAATGGATGG TTTTGCGAACAACGGAAGTCCTGGTGCTGGACCAACTTCACT ATCCAGCATGCTACAGATGTACTCAAACCCAGAAGACTACGCGTGGGGTCTGGGAGGTCTCGACACGGTCGTCACTGAG TTACTTGGACAGTTGGAGAACACAGGCCCGGCCCCAGCAACGCAGGAGGAGATCTCTTCCCTGCCAACAGTTTGCATCTCTCAAGAACAGATAG ACTGCCGACTAGGATGTCCAGTTTGCAGGGAGGAATATTCTTCAGGAGAATCTGTCAGGAAGCTTCCCTGCCTCCATTTCTTCCACGATGAATGTATAGTGCCTTGGCTGAAGCTG CACAATTCTTGCCCAGTGTGCCGCAAAAGTCTTGATGGCGTTGACAACAGCCTCCCACCCACATCGGAGCCCCCAGAATAG